From the Mastacembelus armatus chromosome 14, fMasArm1.2, whole genome shotgun sequence genome, one window contains:
- the h2ax gene encoding histone H2AX: MSGRGKTGAKARAKAKTRSSRAGLQFPVGRVHRLLRKGNYAERVGAGAPVYLAAVLEYLTAEILELAGNAARDNKKTRIIPRHLQLAVRNDEELNKLLGGVTIAQGGVLPNIQAVLLPKKTGQSAPSSGKAGKKASSQSQEY, encoded by the coding sequence ATGTCTGGAAGAGGCAAAACCGGAGCAAAAGCCCGCGCTAAGGCAAAGACCCGCAGCTCCCGCGCCGGGTTGCAGTTCCCAGTCGGCCGTGTCCACCGTCTCCTCCGCAAGGGTAACTACGCTGAGAGAGTGGGCGCCGGGGCCCCGGTGTACCTGGCCGCCGTGCTGGAGTACCTCACCGCTGAGATCCTGGAGTTGGCCGGCAACGCCGCCAGGGACAACAAGAAGACCCGCATCATCCCCCGCCACTTGCAGCTGGCTGTCCGCAATGACGAGGAGCTGAACAAACTGCTCGGCGGGGTCACCATCGCTCAGGGCGGTGTCCTGCCCAACATCCAGGCCGTCCTGCTGCCCAAGAAGACCGGCCAGTCTGCACCGAGCTCCGGCAAGGCGGGCAAGAAGGCCTCCTCTCAGTCTCAGGAGTATTAG